The genomic interval CATCTCTGCTTTGGTGCTTAACGAGGTGATTGTTTTATCGAGCCTTGAAAAGGTTGAAGGTTTAGAGTAGATAATGCCATACTCTTCGACTTTACCGCTGGTTTTAAGCTCTTTGGCTTCGTTGGTTCCGCCTTGAAGCTGAATAAAACTAAGCCCCGTAATCCCTTGTGCTTCGATAACAGCATACGTATTTTCTTTAATAGGTGCGTCATCTTGAATACGAATGGTAACTAAAACTTCTTCAGCATTTTTGGGGTTAATGGTGATGGCGCGTACTTCACCGATTTGAACACCTCGAAGTTTGACAGGTGCTTTTTCATTGAGTCCTGAAACAGACTCTTTGGTCGCCACCCTGTAAAATTTAAAGGTTCCTTCATCGGAATAGTTTCCCAACCAAAAGATCGCCAAAACACCTCCGATGAGCAATATAAAAATAAATGCGCCTACTAAAATATAACTGAGTCTATTTTCCATGTTTTCCTCAACTTAAAAATTTTTTCAATTCGTCGTTCGTTGTCTGTTTTAACTGTTCCATATTGCCTTCAAAGAGCACTTTCTTATTGCCTAAAATGACAAAGCGATCAAGGACATTTGCCATCGTGTCTTTATCGTGCGTGACCATCACCACGGTAATGCCTAGGGTGTCTCGAAGCGTGAGTATAAGCTCATCAAAGGCTCTTGCACTTTGAGGATCAAGTCCCGAGGTTGGTTCATCTAAAAAAAGTAGTTTTGGATCAAGTGCAAGAGCCCTCGCAAGTCCTGCTCTTTTTTTCATACCACCGCTGAGTTCTGAGGGAAACATCGTGGCTACTTTGGGAGGAAGTCCTACCATGGAGAGTTTCATCAAAGCAGATTCTTCGATAATCCAAGCAGGAAGATCTGTGTATTCACGCATCGCGATGGTTATATTTTCTAAAATGGTTAACGAGGTGAACAGAGCGCCAAATTGGAACAGCACGCCCCATTTTTGCCTTAACTTTTGAGCCATTTTGGATGAAGCTTTCATCACATCGGTGCCTAAAACAAGCATCTGCCCCTCGGTTGTTCTTTGGAGCATGATCATCTCTCGAAGCAGGGTTGTTTTACCGCTACCGCTACCACCCAAGAGTCCGAAAATCTCCCCTTTTTGGATTTTAAAGCTGATGCCATCGTGAATGACATTTTTGCCAAACGAGGTCACAATCTCTTTTGCTTCAATAACAACATGATTTTTCATAGGCCGATCTCCGTTAAAAGAACAGAGATAATCGCATCAATGGCGATCACCCAAAAAATAGCATTGACGACGCTAATCGTGGTGTATTTACCGACACTCTCGGTGCTACTGTCGATCTGAAAGCCACGAAAACAGCCAATGGTTGCGATAACAGCTCCAAAAATAGGCGCTTTAATCAATCCAATTATAAGGTGTTTAAGCGCAACGGTCTCTTTAATGCGGTCAATAAATTCGACAAAACTCACATCCAGTTTGGTTGTAGCGATGACCATACCGCCAAAAATCGAGACAATATCAGCAAAAAAGACTAAAAGAGGCATGGAGAGTATCAAAGCAAAAAGGCGAGGTAAGACCAAAAAATTCCATGGCGAAAAGCCCATGGAGCTCATGGCATCGACTTCATCGGTGATTTTCATAACACCAATTTGCGCGGTGTAGGCAGAAGCACTTCGTCCTGCTACAACGATGGCGGTTAAAAGCGGTGCTAACTCACGCACCGCAGAGATCGTGACCATCTCGACAATGAAAATATTGGCGCCAAATTTTTCCAGTTGGGCTGCCCCTTGATACGCAATGACAATACCAATCAAAAAAGAGGTGAGTAAAATGATAGGGATAGCCCCAGCACCGCTTTGCTCAATGTGATACAGCGTTGCTTTCAGACGAATGGTAAAAGGTTTTAGAAAAGCAGCAATAACAAAATGGGTCAACTCTCCTGTAAAAGCGAAGAAAAAAGAGAGGGTTTTGTAGCCTTCAAATATGTGTTTACCGACGTTTTCTAAATACGAGAGTATAAAATTTTCGTGAGGGAGAATGATCTTGTCTGCGGGGTAGTTTTGCTCACAAACCGCGAATAGCTTTTCGAACGATTCACTCGCACCCACTTTTGAGACAGTGCATTTGTGTGCTTCCAGTTTTTTAGCATAGTGCAAAATAAGCATAATACCATGCGTGTCAAATTCACGAATGCCTGAGAGATCAAATGTATAAGCAGTTTCTGGTTTACATGTAAGCGCGTTAAATGCCAGGTCAAGCGCTTTGACCGCCTCTTTGACCCATTGACCCTGCAATGCCACCGTAAAACCATCGTTTGTTTGTGTTACTTGCAGTGAGGGTTTGCTTTTCATTTTGACATACACCCTATTTTTTTGGTTATTATAACATAATTAGATTACTCGAAACGGCACAGATTAGGTTTTATCAGCAGATGCTATAATCTTTGGTAAAAGGGAGTTATTCATGAAAAAAGTGCTCTTTTTAATGCTGCTTTCACTGAGTGTTATCACTCACGTGAGTGCAAAGGAGGCAGAGATGAAATACGAAGTTGCAACATTGGGTGGTGGCTGTTTTTGGTGCTTGGAAGCGGTTTTTGAAGAGACACGCGGTGTGATAGACGTGGTGAGTGGTTACGCAGGAGGAATGCTTCACACTCCAAGCTATGAGCAGGTCAGCAGTGGCGCCACAGGACACGCTGAAGTGGTGCAAGTGACGTTTGATCCTAGCATCATTTCGTATAAAGCACTGCTAAAAATCTTTTGGCTCATTCACGACCCCACCACGCTTAATCGCCAAGGAAACGATGTCGGAACCCAGTACCGCTCTGTCATTTTTTACCACGATGAACACCAAAAAGAGCAAGCAGAAGCTTCGCTCAAAGCATTTTCAAGCAAATTTACCAAGCCCGTTGTCACCGAAATAAAGCCTTTGGAAACGTTCTACAAAGCCGAAGCTTACCATCAAGACTATTTCAAAAACAACCCAAACCAAGGCTATTGCATGTTTGTCGTTTCCCCTAAAGTAGAGCATTTTAAGCATGAATATAAGGATTTGGTGAAATAGCCAAATCCTTTACATGTAAACCTAAAACGTGTGAATAAGCCCTCGTATACCGTCTATAAACATCTGCACCGACATCATTAAAAGTAACATTCCCATCAAGCGTTCAAGCGCTGAGAGTCCTTTTTCGCGTAGCAGTTTGTAGAGTAGGGGCGAGAGGTACATGATGAGTGCGGAGGCAAGCCATGCTAAAATGAGCGCGGCAAAGACACCGCCTAGTTCGTGCGTGTGTGCTTTTCCAAGGACTAAGAGCGTTGCGAGTGTTGAGGGGCCTGCGATGAGTGGCATCGCGATAGGTACCATAAAAGGCTCTTTAGATGAGCCGTACAGTCCGCTACTGCCTTCGTTTCCTGGGAAAATCATCTTGATGCCAATGACAAAAAAGATCACCGCTCCTGCGATGCGAACCGACTCTGTTTCCAAGTGAAAAATACTTAAAAAGAGCTCTCCACCAAAAAGAAAAAGCATCAAAATAACAAGTCCAAAAAGCATTTCTCGGATAATAATAATCCTTCGGCGCGCGATGTCTACATCTTTGAGGATGGAGAGAATCACTGGAACCGCGCCAAAAGGATCAATCACGAACATCAATAGAATAGCCGTCGAAACAATGGAAAAATCAGCGTTCATTCGCACACATCCATCATGTTCTAAACTCAGAAAGTTTGAGGTTGAGTGTTTCGGTCATACGGCTGAGGTGTTCCGCCGCACTCGCGATCTCTTCAACACTTCTAGCATTTTGAGAGGAGATGTCGTTAATGCGACTGACATCATCAATCATCGATTCGATGTCGGAGCCAGTTTTGAGGTAATTTTCTGCAGTTTTATCGGAAACTTTGGTGGCATTGCCCATGACGTTGAACATATTGTTGATTTTTGTCTCAACATCACTCGCCGTGGTGGCAAGGGATTCTACTTTTTTGGAGTTAGAGGTCATTTGATCGCTACTGTCCGCGATGGCTTGGACAATGACATTGATGGTTGCATTGATCTCTTGCAGACTTTTTTGGGTTCGCTCTGCTAGTTTTCGCACCTCATCCGCAACAACGGCAAAGCCTCGTCCATGCTCACCTGCACGCGCTGCTTCAATGGCAGCATTGAGCGCAAGCAGATTGGTCTGATCGGCAATATCGCCAATAACGACCAAGATGTCTTTGACTTGGCTGGCATCGGAGCTGAGTTGTTGAACACGGTGTGCGAGTTCAATCTCGGTGCTTGCGCTAATTTGAATCTCTTTGGTCAGCTCAAGTATGGCATGGTTGGCTTCTGTGAGATAGTTGTTGGCTTTTAGAAGCTCCTCTTTTCCTGACTTGGCTTCATTCATCCCCGCATTCATCTCTTGTTTGAGTGTTGTGGCTTTGCCCGTGGTGTTGCCTACAATGTTCATAGATGTTTCAACCGAACGTCCTACTTCAAGGGATGTTGAAGAGAGTTCATGCGAAATAGAAGAGTTTTCGTTCGAGAGGTTCTTCGCTTCCGCGATTAAAATACGCACTTTTTCGATAAAACGGTTAATGCTCGTACTCGCTTCTGCGATCTCATCGCGTCCGACCACTTCAAGTTTGCGCGTCAAGTCGCCATCGCCACTGGAGAGGTTGTCTGCTCGGAGAATCAGTGCGTTCAAAGGGTTTGAAATCGTTCGTTTGATGA from Sulfurospirillum multivorans DSM 12446 carries:
- a CDS encoding ABC transporter ATP-binding protein, translating into MKNHVVIEAKEIVTSFGKNVIHDGISFKIQKGEIFGLLGGSGSGKTTLLREMIMLQRTTEGQMLVLGTDVMKASSKMAQKLRQKWGVLFQFGALFTSLTILENITIAMREYTDLPAWIIEESALMKLSMVGLPPKVATMFPSELSGGMKKRAGLARALALDPKLLFLDEPTSGLDPQSARAFDELILTLRDTLGITVVMVTHDKDTMANVLDRFVILGNKKVLFEGNMEQLKQTTNDELKKFLS
- a CDS encoding MarC family protein, coding for MNADFSIVSTAILLMFVIDPFGAVPVILSILKDVDIARRRIIIIREMLFGLVILMLFLFGGELFLSIFHLETESVRIAGAVIFFVIGIKMIFPGNEGSSGLYGSSKEPFMVPIAMPLIAGPSTLATLLVLGKAHTHELGGVFAALILAWLASALIMYLSPLLYKLLREKGLSALERLMGMLLLMMSVQMFIDGIRGLIHTF
- a CDS encoding ABC transporter permease, which translates into the protein MKSKPSLQVTQTNDGFTVALQGQWVKEAVKALDLAFNALTCKPETAYTFDLSGIREFDTHGIMLILHYAKKLEAHKCTVSKVGASESFEKLFAVCEQNYPADKIILPHENFILSYLENVGKHIFEGYKTLSFFFAFTGELTHFVIAAFLKPFTIRLKATLYHIEQSGAGAIPIILLTSFLIGIVIAYQGAAQLEKFGANIFIVEMVTISAVRELAPLLTAIVVAGRSASAYTAQIGVMKITDEVDAMSSMGFSPWNFLVLPRLFALILSMPLLVFFADIVSIFGGMVIATTKLDVSFVEFIDRIKETVALKHLIIGLIKAPIFGAVIATIGCFRGFQIDSSTESVGKYTTISVVNAIFWVIAIDAIISVLLTEIGL
- the msrA gene encoding peptide-methionine (S)-S-oxide reductase MsrA, whose translation is MKYEVATLGGGCFWCLEAVFEETRGVIDVVSGYAGGMLHTPSYEQVSSGATGHAEVVQVTFDPSIISYKALLKIFWLIHDPTTLNRQGNDVGTQYRSVIFYHDEHQKEQAEASLKAFSSKFTKPVVTEIKPLETFYKAEAYHQDYFKNNPNQGYCMFVVSPKVEHFKHEYKDLVK